Proteins encoded in a region of the Streptomyces sp. NBC_00258 genome:
- the hisF gene encoding imidazole glycerol phosphate synthase subunit HisF, translated as MTLAVRVIPCLDVDNGRVVKGVNFQNLRDAGDPVEMAKVYDAEGADELTFLDITASSGNRETTYDVVRRTAEQVFIPLTVGGGVRTAEDVDKLLRAGADKVGVNTAAIARPDLIREIAERFGRQVLVLSVDARRTPEGTFEVTTHGGRKGTGIDAVEWAHRAAELGAGEILLNSMDADGTKDGYDIEMIEAVRKHVTVPVIASGGAGRLADFPPAVAAGADAVLAASVFHFGDLRIGEVKQALREAGHPVR; from the coding sequence ATGACCCTGGCCGTACGAGTCATCCCCTGCCTGGACGTCGACAACGGCCGGGTCGTCAAGGGCGTCAACTTCCAGAACCTGCGCGACGCGGGCGACCCCGTCGAGATGGCCAAGGTGTACGACGCCGAGGGCGCCGACGAGCTGACGTTCCTGGACATCACCGCGTCCTCGGGCAACCGCGAGACCACGTACGACGTGGTGCGCCGCACCGCCGAGCAGGTCTTCATCCCGCTGACCGTGGGCGGTGGTGTCCGCACCGCGGAGGACGTCGACAAGCTGCTGCGGGCGGGCGCGGACAAGGTCGGCGTCAACACGGCCGCCATCGCCCGCCCCGACCTGATCCGGGAGATCGCCGAGCGCTTCGGGCGGCAGGTGCTGGTGTTGTCGGTGGACGCGCGGCGGACCCCCGAGGGCACCTTCGAGGTCACCACCCACGGCGGCCGCAAGGGCACCGGCATCGACGCCGTCGAGTGGGCGCACCGGGCCGCCGAGCTGGGCGCGGGCGAGATCCTGCTCAACTCGATGGACGCCGACGGCACGAAGGACGGCTACGACATCGAGATGATCGAGGCCGTACGGAAGCACGTCACGGTGCCGGTGATCGCCTCCGGCGGCGCGGGCCGGCTGGCCGACTTCCCGCCGGCCGTCGCGGCGGGCGCGGACGCCGTGCTCGCCGCGTCCGTCTTCCACTTCGGCGACCTGCGGATCGGCGAGGTGAAGCAGGCGCTGCGGGAGGCGGGGCATCCGGTGCGGTGA
- a CDS encoding MFS transporter has translation MSTTSIPLAPASHGPAHRDPNVLRWLGAYTASMVGDNVYYLALTWAAVQAGTPAQAGIVAAVSAVPRALLMLGGGVLADRFGPRKVVIGSDAVRCAAVLAVAALLFTTTPGLWPLALLALVFGTVDAVFLPAVGALPARITGRDQLARVQGMRGLAIRSANVVGAPLGGLGIALGGPAAAFGLAGLLIAVSVPLLVSLRVADLPGDDRAAARGTAWSDLRDGLRYIRGHRVLAPLIVAIALGDLGFVGPLNVGLTLLADERGWGASGVGWVLAGFGVGAGAAALLIAVRGGLPHAGRVMAVTILAGSVAMGALAHVPNVVTATGVAVLIGLLTGLSGALCGALLQTRSDPAYLGRVSSVSGIVSLGLAPLSMPVSAAAIGAWGTGPVFLVSAAVCGLGGVLALCVRDLRRAELPK, from the coding sequence ATGTCCACCACGTCCATACCCCTGGCCCCTGCCTCCCACGGACCGGCCCACCGTGACCCGAACGTCCTGCGCTGGCTGGGCGCCTACACCGCGTCCATGGTCGGCGACAACGTCTACTACCTCGCGCTGACCTGGGCCGCCGTGCAGGCGGGCACGCCCGCGCAGGCGGGGATCGTGGCGGCCGTGAGCGCCGTGCCGCGCGCCCTGCTGATGCTCGGCGGGGGAGTGCTGGCCGACCGGTTCGGGCCCCGGAAGGTCGTCATCGGCAGTGACGCCGTGCGGTGCGCGGCCGTGCTCGCCGTGGCCGCGCTGCTCTTCACCACCACCCCCGGGCTGTGGCCGCTCGCGCTGCTCGCCCTCGTCTTCGGCACGGTCGACGCCGTCTTCCTGCCCGCCGTGGGCGCCCTCCCGGCGCGCATCACCGGCCGCGACCAGCTCGCCCGCGTCCAGGGCATGCGCGGCCTCGCCATCCGCTCCGCCAACGTCGTGGGCGCGCCGCTCGGCGGTCTGGGCATCGCGCTGGGCGGGCCGGCCGCGGCCTTCGGACTGGCCGGGCTGCTGATCGCGGTGTCGGTACCCCTGCTCGTCTCCCTGCGGGTCGCCGACCTCCCCGGGGACGACAGGGCCGCCGCGCGCGGTACCGCCTGGAGCGACCTCCGCGACGGACTGCGCTACATCCGCGGCCACCGCGTCCTCGCTCCGCTGATCGTCGCCATCGCCCTCGGGGACCTCGGCTTCGTCGGCCCACTGAACGTGGGGCTGACCCTGCTCGCCGACGAGCGCGGCTGGGGCGCCTCAGGCGTGGGCTGGGTGCTCGCCGGGTTCGGCGTGGGCGCGGGCGCCGCCGCGCTGCTGATCGCCGTACGCGGAGGCCTTCCGCACGCGGGACGCGTCATGGCGGTGACGATCCTGGCGGGCTCGGTCGCGATGGGCGCGCTGGCCCACGTGCCGAACGTCGTCACGGCCACGGGCGTCGCCGTTCTCATCGGCCTGCTCACGGGCCTCAGCGGCGCCCTGTGCGGAGCACTGCTGCAGACCCGGTCCGACCCCGCCTACCTGGGCAGGGTCAGCTCCGTGTCCGGCATCGTCAGCCTCGGTCTCGCACCGCTCAGCATGCCGGTGTCAGCCGCCGCGATCGGCGCGTGGGGCACGGGCCCCGTCTTCCTCGTCAGCGCTGCGGTGTGCGGCCTCGGCGGGGTGCTGGCGCTGTGCGTCCGCGACCTCCGCCGGGCCGAACTTCCGAAGTAG
- a CDS encoding ArsR/SmtB family transcription factor yields the protein MVEKENRRITDMGTLKAIAHPLRLRLYRSLFVAEVATASQLAEQVDEAVSLVSYHLRKLAEHGLIEEAEPRSADGRERWWQPASEGVSVRDEDFRDAPEQAAAHTAFARLLVDQRSELYRTYLDGRHAWGPEWNRAASDSETTLRLTAAELKRLNEELLALAKKYDDEGRAAEAAGDTGGRENVALHLYGFPFRA from the coding sequence ATGGTCGAGAAGGAGAACCGCCGGATCACGGACATGGGCACGCTCAAGGCGATCGCCCACCCCCTGCGGCTGAGGCTGTACCGGTCACTGTTCGTCGCGGAGGTGGCCACGGCCTCCCAGCTCGCCGAGCAGGTCGACGAGGCCGTGTCACTGGTCAGCTACCACCTGCGCAAGCTCGCCGAGCACGGGCTGATCGAGGAGGCCGAGCCGCGCAGCGCGGACGGCAGGGAGCGCTGGTGGCAGCCCGCCTCGGAGGGCGTGAGCGTGCGGGACGAGGACTTCCGTGACGCGCCCGAACAGGCAGCGGCGCACACCGCCTTCGCCCGGCTCCTCGTCGACCAGCGCAGCGAGCTCTACCGGACGTACCTCGACGGGCGCCACGCCTGGGGTCCCGAGTGGAACCGCGCCGCCTCCGACTCCGAGACGACGCTCCGTCTGACCGCCGCCGAACTGAAGCGGCTCAACGAGGAGTTGCTCGCCCTCGCCAAGAAGTACGACGACGAGGGCCGCGCCGCCGAGGCGGCCGGTGACACCGGGGGGCGCGAGAACGTCGCGCTGCACCTGTACGGCTTTCCGTTCCGCGCCTGA
- the hisH gene encoding imidazole glycerol phosphate synthase subunit HisH: MELSSPSKRVVVFDYGFGNVRSAERALARAGADVEITRDFDKAMNADGLLVPGVGAFAACMQGLKEARGDWIVGRRLAGGRPVMGICVGMQILFARGIEHGVETEGLDEWPGSVEPLQADIVPHMGWNTVEAPADSQLFAGLDADARFYFVHSYAVHDWNLEVANPAMRAPLVTWSTHGKPFVAAVENGALWATQFHPEKSGDAGAQLLNNWIGTL, from the coding sequence GTGGAATTGAGCTCCCCTTCCAAACGCGTGGTCGTCTTTGACTACGGCTTCGGGAACGTGCGCTCGGCGGAACGCGCCCTCGCGCGCGCGGGCGCCGACGTCGAGATAACGCGTGACTTCGACAAGGCCATGAACGCGGACGGCCTGCTGGTGCCGGGCGTCGGCGCCTTCGCCGCCTGTATGCAGGGGCTGAAGGAGGCGCGCGGCGACTGGATCGTCGGCCGTCGGCTCGCCGGTGGCCGGCCGGTCATGGGCATCTGCGTCGGTATGCAGATCCTCTTCGCGCGCGGCATCGAGCACGGCGTCGAGACGGAGGGCCTCGACGAGTGGCCCGGCTCGGTCGAGCCTCTGCAGGCCGACATCGTGCCCCACATGGGCTGGAACACCGTCGAAGCACCGGCGGATTCGCAGCTCTTCGCGGGCCTCGACGCCGACGCACGCTTCTACTTCGTGCACTCGTACGCCGTCCACGACTGGAACCTGGAAGTCGCCAACCCGGCGATGCGCGCCCCGCTCGTCACCTGGTCGACGCACGGCAAGCCCTTCGTGGCGGCCGTGGAGAACGGCGCTCTGTGGGCCACGCAGTTCCACCCCGAGAAGTCCGGCGACGCCGGAGCGCAGCTGCTGAACAACTGGATCGGAACCCTCTGA
- a CDS encoding histidinol-phosphate transaminase: MTGIDDLPVRDELRGKSPYGAPQLDVPVRLNTNENPYPLPEPLVERIAERVREAARNLNRYPDRDAVELRTELAKYLTKTGKHAVGVQNVWAANGSNEVIQQLLQTFGGPGRTAIGFEPSYSMHGLISRGTGTGWISGPRNEDFTIDLAAAEQAIAENKPDVVFITTPNNPTGNAVPPETVLALYEAAQAAKPSMVVVDEAYIEFSHGDSLLPLLEDRPNLVVSRTMSKAFGAAGLRLGYLAAHPAVVDAVQLVRLPYHLSAVTQATALAALEHTDTLLGYVEQLKTERDRLVLELRAIGFDVTESDANFVQFGRFDGENGSHIAWQKILDRGVLVRDNGVPGWLRVSAGTPAENDAFLDAVRELKKEQST, translated from the coding sequence GTGACCGGCATCGACGATCTCCCCGTACGCGACGAGCTGCGCGGCAAGTCCCCGTACGGCGCGCCCCAACTCGACGTACCCGTACGGCTGAACACGAACGAGAACCCCTACCCGCTGCCCGAGCCGCTCGTCGAGCGGATCGCAGAGCGGGTTCGCGAGGCGGCCCGGAACCTCAACCGCTACCCCGACCGGGACGCGGTCGAGCTGCGCACCGAGCTGGCCAAGTACCTGACGAAGACCGGGAAGCACGCGGTCGGCGTCCAGAACGTCTGGGCGGCCAACGGCTCGAACGAGGTCATCCAGCAACTGCTGCAGACCTTCGGCGGGCCCGGCCGCACGGCCATCGGCTTCGAGCCCTCGTACTCGATGCACGGCCTGATCTCGCGGGGCACCGGCACCGGATGGATCTCCGGCCCTCGCAACGAGGACTTCACGATCGACCTCGCGGCCGCCGAGCAGGCGATCGCCGAGAACAAGCCCGACGTCGTCTTCATCACCACCCCCAACAACCCCACGGGCAACGCGGTTCCGCCCGAGACGGTCCTCGCGCTGTACGAGGCCGCGCAGGCGGCGAAGCCGTCGATGGTCGTCGTCGACGAGGCGTACATCGAGTTCAGCCACGGCGACTCGCTGCTTCCGCTGCTCGAAGATCGGCCGAATCTCGTCGTCTCGCGGACGATGTCGAAGGCCTTCGGCGCGGCCGGGCTGCGCCTCGGCTATCTCGCCGCGCACCCGGCGGTCGTGGACGCCGTCCAGCTCGTACGGCTGCCGTACCACCTGTCGGCGGTCACCCAGGCGACCGCACTGGCCGCCCTGGAGCACACCGACACGCTGCTCGGATACGTCGAGCAGTTGAAGACCGAGCGGGACCGGCTGGTCCTCGAACTGCGGGCGATCGGCTTCGACGTGACCGAGTCGGACGCGAACTTCGTGCAGTTCGGGCGGTTCGACGGGGAGAACGGGTCGCACATCGCCTGGCAGAAGATCCTCGACCGGGGCGTCCTGGTCCGGGACAACGGCGTACCCGGATGGCTGCGGGTCTCCGCCGGAACTCCCGCCGAAAACGACGCGTTCCTCGACGCGGTACGTGAGTTGAAGAAGGAGCAGAGCACATGA
- the hisB gene encoding imidazoleglycerol-phosphate dehydratase HisB, whose amino-acid sequence MSRVGRVERVTKETSVLVEIDLDGTGKVDVSTGVGFYDHMLDQLGRHGLFDLTVKTEGDLHIDSHHTIEDSALALGAAFKQALGDKVGIYRFGNCTVPLDESLAQVTVDLSGRPYLVHTEPEKMAPMIGEYDTTMTRHIFESFVAQAQIALHVHVPYGRNAHHIVECQFKALARALRYASERDPRAAGILPSTKGAL is encoded by the coding sequence ATGAGCCGCGTAGGACGTGTGGAGCGGGTGACCAAGGAGACGTCGGTCCTCGTCGAGATCGATCTCGACGGAACCGGCAAGGTCGACGTGTCGACAGGGGTCGGCTTCTACGACCACATGCTCGACCAGCTCGGCCGCCACGGTCTGTTCGACCTGACCGTGAAGACCGAGGGCGACCTGCACATCGACTCGCACCACACCATCGAGGACTCCGCCCTCGCGCTCGGCGCCGCCTTCAAGCAGGCGCTCGGCGACAAGGTGGGCATCTACCGCTTCGGCAACTGCACGGTCCCGCTGGACGAGTCGCTCGCCCAGGTGACCGTCGACCTCTCCGGCCGCCCGTACCTCGTGCACACCGAGCCCGAGAAGATGGCGCCGATGATCGGCGAGTACGACACGACGATGACCCGGCACATCTTCGAGTCCTTCGTCGCGCAGGCCCAGATCGCGCTGCACGTCCACGTGCCGTACGGGCGCAACGCGCACCACATCGTGGAGTGCCAGTTCAAGGCGCTCGCCCGGGCACTGCGGTACGCCTCCGAGCGTGACCCGCGCGCGGCGGGCATCCTCCCGTCCACGAAGGGTGCCCTGTAA
- a CDS encoding RidA family protein — protein sequence MSGLRRVSTGAPWEDAFGYSRAVELPNGLVLVSGCTSIVDGEIAGGGPYEQAVNAFNVALAALKQLDLGREDVVRTRMYLTHARDVEDVGRAHKELFDSVRPAASMIIVSGFVDPSLVVEVEVEAYREAPES from the coding sequence GTGAGCGGCCTGCGACGCGTTTCGACCGGTGCCCCCTGGGAGGACGCCTTCGGGTACTCCCGCGCGGTGGAGCTGCCGAACGGGCTGGTGCTGGTCTCCGGCTGCACGTCGATAGTGGACGGCGAGATCGCCGGAGGCGGCCCGTACGAGCAGGCGGTCAACGCGTTCAACGTCGCGCTGGCGGCGCTGAAGCAGCTGGATCTCGGCCGCGAGGACGTCGTACGGACGCGCATGTACCTCACCCACGCCCGGGACGTGGAGGACGTCGGACGCGCCCACAAGGAGCTGTTCGACTCCGTCCGGCCCGCCGCATCCATGATCATCGTCTCCGGTTTCGTGGACCCCAGCCTGGTGGTCGAGGTCGAGGTGGAGGCGTACCGAGAGGCACCCGAGTCATGA
- the priA gene encoding bifunctional 1-(5-phosphoribosyl)-5-((5-phosphoribosylamino)methylideneamino)imidazole-4-carboxamide isomerase/phosphoribosylanthranilate isomerase PriA — MSSAKLELLPAVDVRDGQAVRLVHGESGTETSYGSPLEAALAWQRAGAEWLHLVDLDAAFGTGDNRALIGEVTKAMDIKVELSGGIRDDATLAAALATGCTRVNLGTAALETPEWVAKVIAEHGDKIAVGLDVRGTTLRGRGWTRDGGDLYETLERLNKEGCARYVVTDIAKDGTLQGPNLELLKNVCAATDRPVVASGGVSSLDDLRAIAELVPLGVEGSIVGKALYAKAFTLEEALEAVAK; from the coding sequence ATGTCTTCCGCGAAGCTCGAACTCCTCCCAGCCGTGGACGTCCGCGACGGCCAGGCGGTCCGCCTCGTCCACGGCGAGTCCGGTACGGAGACCTCGTACGGCTCGCCCCTGGAGGCGGCCCTCGCCTGGCAGCGGGCGGGTGCCGAGTGGCTGCACCTCGTGGACCTGGACGCCGCGTTCGGCACGGGGGACAACCGTGCGCTGATCGGCGAGGTCACCAAGGCGATGGACATCAAGGTGGAGCTGTCCGGCGGCATCCGCGACGACGCCACCCTCGCCGCGGCCCTCGCCACCGGCTGCACCCGGGTGAACCTCGGCACCGCGGCCCTGGAGACCCCCGAGTGGGTCGCCAAGGTCATCGCCGAGCACGGCGACAAGATCGCGGTCGGTCTCGACGTACGCGGCACGACCCTGCGCGGCCGTGGCTGGACCCGCGACGGCGGCGACCTCTACGAGACGCTGGAGCGCCTCAACAAGGAGGGCTGCGCGCGGTACGTCGTCACGGACATTGCGAAGGACGGCACGCTCCAGGGTCCGAACCTGGAGCTGCTGAAGAACGTGTGCGCGGCGACCGACCGCCCGGTGGTGGCGTCGGGCGGGGTCTCGTCCCTGGACGACCTGCGTGCCATCGCCGAACTCGTGCCGCTCGGTGTCGAGGGCTCGATCGTCGGGAAGGCCCTGTACGCGAAGGCGTTCACCCTGGAAGAGGCACTGGAGGCGGTGGCCAAGTGA